A single Gasterosteus aculeatus chromosome 2, fGasAcu3.hap1.1, whole genome shotgun sequence DNA region contains:
- the LOC120828992 gene encoding band 4.1-like protein 1 isoform X2 — protein MTTETALAGELKSPMEGDAIRTYQVPEDQGDMDDSSEKTPSKASKSPQKSSKRPKTVPVKVTLLDGSDYEAGVEKFAKGQTLLDMVCGHLNLLERDYFGLTFQDTDTAKHWLDPSKEIKKQIRVGSWIFGFSVKFYPPDPSVLIEDITRYYLCLQLRDDILSGRLPCSFVTHALLGSYTVQAELGDYEAEDHGPDYVSDFRFAPNQTHELEERVMELHRNYRGMSPAEAEVNFLENAKKLSMYGVDLHHAKDSEGIDIMLGVSANGLLIYRDRLRINRFAWPKILKISYKRSNFYIKIRPGEYEQFESTIGFKLPNHRASKRLWKVCIEHHTFFRLVSPEPPPKGFLVIGSKFRYSGRTQAQTRQASALIDRPAPQFDRSVSKRYMLPRSIDGASALGYSMDQLSHRSSSERTQFMSREDLDQEGSLDLDHDQYHYQDQDQEQDQDQYPELDLEQHDGQNQDQVQRQTWGSHISTTTKTLELKGEEEGSPIDSKPEDMATHRPKQEQFLDKPDDVLQKHQASINELKRALRQPNSKMAQREKRLSSATPPGGTPERKPATGDGKLIDKQDAYEGEVNACPKVEKSQPTSLGRDMLTVTPWTEAKANNCQSTRDSVKSCPGTSPKQETDFRAKGIMNPNKGDDALATNGNRDSIFAKNAIQENGYGSPHDKRGSEPISSNTKHCQCERNVHRERPEDFETPGSRAVDCLPKGDQGDIESDASRCETLKKIAASPLGAQDCNKTRNSHSEVPKIVPLKPQRSKKYLNNENSGVGSDQSRSDGGVFGAAGDAQMTEPRDESCEAGRRVDDKAALHSAADEKNTASKHLSEAATSYQHPTLLNLQIKNELFGQQELRDCRGTTGWTRGGREEHFQNNSECKENFLSSSKCPTAPPRTLPLKTQWSRDRQSNVDSSHIHYRTPGQETARWKQADTPPTPAIHEEPFNEASREPWERRLGSVSEDDQDHEILYLKETHLGIERKCSSITVSSTSSLEAEVDFTVLTDLHSGMEEFSRGMTELGERDASPDVGLCFSMDFLQQQVPSEPSPPPLSAPLSRGASSSPPAKLIQAEGVRPEVKRPDVQPVVPKKPKRSVAVSSSVDREAGRVSAVTPLSREASDVAPTPAARKTDVRTETQPNGSEVTTTIVEFTDQDHSITGLSDVSYSSRQSVSPVHIGREASRSPILITENVTSATTHVSKTVKGGYSETRIEKRIIITGDDDVDQEQALAIAIQEAKQQHPDMQVTKAVVVRETESSAEDRHSVSEVRCHLDSKR, from the exons ATGACAACAGAGACGGCTTTGGCCGGGGAACTGAAGAGCCCGATGGAAGGTGACGCCATAAGAACCTATCAG GTTCCAGAAGACCAGGGGGACATGGATGATAGCTCAGAGAAGACCCCCAGCAAAGCCTCCAAATCCcctcagaaaagctccaaacgGCCAAAGACGGTCCCGGTAAAAGTCACCCTGCTTGACGGATCAGACTACGAGGCTGGAGTTGAG aaatTTGCCAAGGGCCAGACCCTGCTGGACATGGTGTGTGGCCATCTGAACCTGCTGGAGAGGGACTACTTTGGTCTGACTTTCCAGGACACGGATACTGCCAAG CACTGGTTGGATCCCTCAAAAGAGATTAAGAAGCAAATTCGGG TTGGTTCCTGGATCTTCGGATTCTCTGTCAAGTTCTACCCCCCGGACCCGTCTGTGCTCATTGAAGACATCACaag GTACTACCTGTGCTTGCAGCTGAGGGACGACATCCTCtctggtcgtctgccctgctcATTCGTCACGCACGCCCTCCTGGGCTCCTACACCGTCCAGGCCGAGCTGGGAGACTACGAGGCGGAGGACCACGGCCCGGACTACGTCAGCGACTTCCGCTTTGCACCCAACCAGACAcacgagctggaggagagagtgATGGAGTTGCACCGGAACTACAG GGGAATGAGTCCAGCAGAGGCAGAGGTGAACTTCCTTGAAAATGCCAAGAAGCTCTCAATGTACGGAGTTGACCTTCATCACGCTAAG GATTCAGAGGGAATTGATATAATGCTCGGAGTGAGCGCCAACGGTCTGCTCATCTACCGAGACCGCCTCAGGATTAACCGATTCGCATGGCCCAAAATCCTCAAGATCTCTTACAAGAGAAGCAACTTCTACATCAAGATCCGCCCAGGAGAG TATGAACAGTTTGAGAGCACCATAGGCTTCAAACTGCCAAACCATCGGGCCTCGAAGCGATTGTGGAAGGTCTGCATTGAGCACCACACCTTCTTCAG GTTGGTTTCCCCGGAGCCGCCTCCCAAGGGCTTCCTGGTGATTGGCTCCAAGTTCCGCTACAGCGGGAGGACCCAAGCCCAGACCAGACAGGCCAGCGCTCTGATTGACCGGCCCGCCCCACAGTTCGACCGCTCCGTTAGCAAGAGATACATGCTGCCCCGAAGCATTGATGGAG CCTCGGCTCTGGGCTACAGTATGGATCAGCTGTCCCACCGGAGCTCCAGTGAACGCACTCAGTTCATGTCCAGAGAAGACCTGGACCAGGAGGGCAGCCTGGACCTGGACCACGATCAGTACCATTACCAGGACCAAGACCAGGAGCAAGACCAGGACCAGTACCCAGAGCTGGACCTGGAGCAGCATGATGGTCAGAACCAAGATCAGGTTCAGAGGCAAACTTGGGGGTCCCACATTTCAACCACCACCAAGACTTTGGAGCTCAAG GGTGAGGAGGAAGGCTCGCCTATAGACTCAAAACCAGAG GATATGGCCACCCATCGGCCCAAACAGGAG CAATTCTTGGATAAGCCAGACGATGTTCTTCAGAAGCACCAGGCCAGCATCAACGAGCTGAAGAGGGCTTTGAGGCAGCCTAACAGCAAGATGGCCCAGAGGGAGAAACGCCTCTCCTCAGCTACTCCTCCTGGAGGAACCCCCGAGCGCAAACCA GCGACCGGTGATGGCAAATTGATTGACAAGCAGGATGCTTATGAAGGAGAAGTGAATGCTTGCCCAAAAGTGGAAAAGAGTCAGCCCACTTCTTTGGGTAGAGACATGTTGACCGTGACACCTTGGACCGAAGCGAAGGCAAACAACTGTCAAAGTACCAGGGACTCTGTAAAAAGTTGTCCCGGAACATCTCCGAAACAAGAAACCGACTTTAGAGCCAAAGGAATAATGAATCCGAACAAAGGGGACGACGCCTTAGCAACAAATGGGAATCGTGATTCGATATTCGCCAAGAATGCCATTCAGGAAAATGGATATGGATCTCCACATGACAAACGGGGGAGTGAACCCATCAGCAGCAATACGAAGCACTGTCAATGTGAGCGCAACGTCCACCGAGAGAGGCCGGAGGACTTTGAAACTCCGGGGAGTCGGGCTGTGGATTGTCTCCCGAAAGGCGACCAAGGCGATATTGAGAGCGATGCGAGCCGCTGTGAGACTTTGAAAAAAATAGCCGCGAGCCCGTTGGGAGCCCAAGATTGCAATAAAACCAGGAACTCTCACTCAGAAGTCCCCAAAATAGTTCCTCTCAAGCCACAGAGATCAAAGAAGTATTTGAATAACGAGAACTCGGGCGTTGGAAGCGATCAAAGTCGGTCTGACGGAGGCGTCTTTGGTGCGGCTGGCGATGCGCAGATGACAGAACCCAGAGATGAGTCCTGTGAGGCAGGAAGGAGAGTGGACGATAAGGCCGCACTGCACTCTGCTGCAGATGAAAAAAACACGGCCTCCAAACACCTCAGCGAAGCCGCGACGTCTTACCAGCATCCAACTCTGCTTAATCTGCAGATTAAGAACGAGTTGTTTGGACAACAGGAGCTTAGAGACTGCAGAGGGACGACAGGGTGGACAAGGGGAGGACGCGAAGAGCATTTTCAAAACAACTCTGAGTGCAAAGAGAATTTCCTCTCTAGCTCCAAATGTCCAACTGCTCCTCCTCGAACTCTCCCGCTGAAAACGCAATGGTCCCGAGACAGACAGAGTAACGTGGACAGCAGCCACATCCACTACAGGACGCCCGGCCAAGAAACAGCCAGGTGGAAGCAAGCG GATACTCCTCCCACACCTGCTATTCATGAAGAACCTTTCAACGAAGCTTCA AGGGAACCGTGGGAGAGACGTCTTGGCTCCGTCTCCGAGGATGACCAGGACCACGAGATCCTGTACCTGAAGGAGACCCACCTGGGCATCGAGCGCAAATGTTCCAGCATCACCGTCAGCTCCACGTCCAGCTTGGAGGCCGAAGTCGATTTCACCGTCCTCACGGACCTGCACTCGGGCATGGAGGAGTTCTCCAGAGGCATGACGGAGCTCGGGGAGAGGGACGCGTCTCCTGATGTGGGACTGTGCTTCAGCATGGacttcctccagcagcaggtccCCTCCGAACCATCTCCTCCACCGCTGTCCGCCCCCTTGTCCAGAGGAGCCAGCAGCAGCCCGCCGGCCAAACTCATCCAGGCCGAAGGAGTCCGACCGGAGGTCAAACGACCCGATGTGCAG CCCGTAGTCCCTAAAAAACCAAAGAGGTCAGTGGCGGTGTCCTCGTCAGTGGACAGAGAGGCCGGCCGTGTCTCTGCTGTGACGCCGCTGAGCCGGGAGGCCAGCGACGTCGCGCCCACACCGGCAGCGAGGAAGACGGACGTGAGAACAGAGACTCAGCCCAACGGATCGGAGGTCACCACAACCATCGTGGAGTTCACAGATCAG GATCACAGTATCACCGGCCTGAGTGATGTTTCATATTCCTCCAGACAGAGTGTGTCCCCT GTGCATATTGGAAGAGAGGCGTCACGGTCGCCCATCCTCATCACTGAAAATGTTACCTCGGCAACCACTCACGTCTCCAAG ACGGTGAAAGGAGGATATTCAGAGACCAGGATTGAGAAGAGGATCATAATCACAGGAGACGATGACGTTGACCAGGAACAG GCTCTGGCTATTGCGATACAGGAAGCCAAGCAGCAGCATCCAGACATGCAGGTGACGAAGGCAGTGGTTGTCAGGGAAACGGAATCGTCCGCTGAGGATCGACACAGCGTTTCAGAGGTACGGTGCCATCTTGACTCCAAACGATAA
- the LOC120828992 gene encoding band 4.1-like protein 1 isoform X6: protein MTTETALAGELKSPMEGDAIRTYQVPEDQGDMDDSSEKTPSKASKSPQKSSKRPKTVPVKVTLLDGSDYEAGVEKFAKGQTLLDMVCGHLNLLERDYFGLTFQDTDTAKHWLDPSKEIKKQIRVGSWIFGFSVKFYPPDPSVLIEDITRYYLCLQLRDDILSGRLPCSFVTHALLGSYTVQAELGDYEAEDHGPDYVSDFRFAPNQTHELEERVMELHRNYRGMSPAEAEVNFLENAKKLSMYGVDLHHAKDSEGIDIMLGVSANGLLIYRDRLRINRFAWPKILKISYKRSNFYIKIRPGEYEQFESTIGFKLPNHRASKRLWKVCIEHHTFFRLVSPEPPPKGFLVIGSKFRYSGRTQAQTRQASALIDRPAPQFDRSVSKRYMLPRSIDGASALGYSMDQLSHRSSSERTQFMSREDLDQEGSLDLDHDQYHYQDQDQEQDQDQYPELDLEQHDGQNQDQVQRQTWGSHISTTTKTLELKQFLDKPDDVLQKHQASINELKRALRQPNSKMAQREKRLSSATPPGGTPERKPATGDGKLIDKQDAYEGEVNACPKVEKSQPTSLGRDMLTVTPWTEAKANNCQSTRDSVKSCPGTSPKQETDFRAKGIMNPNKGDDALATNGNRDSIFAKNAIQENGYGSPHDKRGSEPISSNTKHCQCERNVHRERPEDFETPGSRAVDCLPKGDQGDIESDASRCETLKKIAASPLGAQDCNKTRNSHSEVPKIVPLKPQRSKKYLNNENSGVGSDQSRSDGGVFGAAGDAQMTEPRDESCEAGRRVDDKAALHSAADEKNTASKHLSEAATSYQHPTLLNLQIKNELFGQQELRDCRGTTGWTRGGREEHFQNNSECKENFLSSSKCPTAPPRTLPLKTQWSRDRQSNVDSSHIHYRTPGQETARWKQADTPPTPAIHEEPFNEASSSLQREPWERRLGSVSEDDQDHEILYLKETHLGIERKCSSITVSSTSSLEAEVDFTVLTDLHSGMEEFSRGMTELGERDASPDVGLCFSMDFLQQQVPSEPSPPPLSAPLSRGASSSPPAKLIQAEGVRPEVKRPDVQPVVPKKPKRSVAVSSSVDREAGRVSAVTPLSREASDVAPTPAARKTDVRTETQPNGSEVTTTIVEFTDQDHSITGLSDVSYSSRQSVSPVHIGREASRSPILITENVTSATTHVSKTVKGGYSETRIEKRIIITGDDDVDQEQALAIAIQEAKQQHPDMQVTKAVVVRETESSAEDRHSVSEVRCHLDSKR, encoded by the exons ATGACAACAGAGACGGCTTTGGCCGGGGAACTGAAGAGCCCGATGGAAGGTGACGCCATAAGAACCTATCAG GTTCCAGAAGACCAGGGGGACATGGATGATAGCTCAGAGAAGACCCCCAGCAAAGCCTCCAAATCCcctcagaaaagctccaaacgGCCAAAGACGGTCCCGGTAAAAGTCACCCTGCTTGACGGATCAGACTACGAGGCTGGAGTTGAG aaatTTGCCAAGGGCCAGACCCTGCTGGACATGGTGTGTGGCCATCTGAACCTGCTGGAGAGGGACTACTTTGGTCTGACTTTCCAGGACACGGATACTGCCAAG CACTGGTTGGATCCCTCAAAAGAGATTAAGAAGCAAATTCGGG TTGGTTCCTGGATCTTCGGATTCTCTGTCAAGTTCTACCCCCCGGACCCGTCTGTGCTCATTGAAGACATCACaag GTACTACCTGTGCTTGCAGCTGAGGGACGACATCCTCtctggtcgtctgccctgctcATTCGTCACGCACGCCCTCCTGGGCTCCTACACCGTCCAGGCCGAGCTGGGAGACTACGAGGCGGAGGACCACGGCCCGGACTACGTCAGCGACTTCCGCTTTGCACCCAACCAGACAcacgagctggaggagagagtgATGGAGTTGCACCGGAACTACAG GGGAATGAGTCCAGCAGAGGCAGAGGTGAACTTCCTTGAAAATGCCAAGAAGCTCTCAATGTACGGAGTTGACCTTCATCACGCTAAG GATTCAGAGGGAATTGATATAATGCTCGGAGTGAGCGCCAACGGTCTGCTCATCTACCGAGACCGCCTCAGGATTAACCGATTCGCATGGCCCAAAATCCTCAAGATCTCTTACAAGAGAAGCAACTTCTACATCAAGATCCGCCCAGGAGAG TATGAACAGTTTGAGAGCACCATAGGCTTCAAACTGCCAAACCATCGGGCCTCGAAGCGATTGTGGAAGGTCTGCATTGAGCACCACACCTTCTTCAG GTTGGTTTCCCCGGAGCCGCCTCCCAAGGGCTTCCTGGTGATTGGCTCCAAGTTCCGCTACAGCGGGAGGACCCAAGCCCAGACCAGACAGGCCAGCGCTCTGATTGACCGGCCCGCCCCACAGTTCGACCGCTCCGTTAGCAAGAGATACATGCTGCCCCGAAGCATTGATGGAG CCTCGGCTCTGGGCTACAGTATGGATCAGCTGTCCCACCGGAGCTCCAGTGAACGCACTCAGTTCATGTCCAGAGAAGACCTGGACCAGGAGGGCAGCCTGGACCTGGACCACGATCAGTACCATTACCAGGACCAAGACCAGGAGCAAGACCAGGACCAGTACCCAGAGCTGGACCTGGAGCAGCATGATGGTCAGAACCAAGATCAGGTTCAGAGGCAAACTTGGGGGTCCCACATTTCAACCACCACCAAGACTTTGGAGCTCAAG CAATTCTTGGATAAGCCAGACGATGTTCTTCAGAAGCACCAGGCCAGCATCAACGAGCTGAAGAGGGCTTTGAGGCAGCCTAACAGCAAGATGGCCCAGAGGGAGAAACGCCTCTCCTCAGCTACTCCTCCTGGAGGAACCCCCGAGCGCAAACCA GCGACCGGTGATGGCAAATTGATTGACAAGCAGGATGCTTATGAAGGAGAAGTGAATGCTTGCCCAAAAGTGGAAAAGAGTCAGCCCACTTCTTTGGGTAGAGACATGTTGACCGTGACACCTTGGACCGAAGCGAAGGCAAACAACTGTCAAAGTACCAGGGACTCTGTAAAAAGTTGTCCCGGAACATCTCCGAAACAAGAAACCGACTTTAGAGCCAAAGGAATAATGAATCCGAACAAAGGGGACGACGCCTTAGCAACAAATGGGAATCGTGATTCGATATTCGCCAAGAATGCCATTCAGGAAAATGGATATGGATCTCCACATGACAAACGGGGGAGTGAACCCATCAGCAGCAATACGAAGCACTGTCAATGTGAGCGCAACGTCCACCGAGAGAGGCCGGAGGACTTTGAAACTCCGGGGAGTCGGGCTGTGGATTGTCTCCCGAAAGGCGACCAAGGCGATATTGAGAGCGATGCGAGCCGCTGTGAGACTTTGAAAAAAATAGCCGCGAGCCCGTTGGGAGCCCAAGATTGCAATAAAACCAGGAACTCTCACTCAGAAGTCCCCAAAATAGTTCCTCTCAAGCCACAGAGATCAAAGAAGTATTTGAATAACGAGAACTCGGGCGTTGGAAGCGATCAAAGTCGGTCTGACGGAGGCGTCTTTGGTGCGGCTGGCGATGCGCAGATGACAGAACCCAGAGATGAGTCCTGTGAGGCAGGAAGGAGAGTGGACGATAAGGCCGCACTGCACTCTGCTGCAGATGAAAAAAACACGGCCTCCAAACACCTCAGCGAAGCCGCGACGTCTTACCAGCATCCAACTCTGCTTAATCTGCAGATTAAGAACGAGTTGTTTGGACAACAGGAGCTTAGAGACTGCAGAGGGACGACAGGGTGGACAAGGGGAGGACGCGAAGAGCATTTTCAAAACAACTCTGAGTGCAAAGAGAATTTCCTCTCTAGCTCCAAATGTCCAACTGCTCCTCCTCGAACTCTCCCGCTGAAAACGCAATGGTCCCGAGACAGACAGAGTAACGTGGACAGCAGCCACATCCACTACAGGACGCCCGGCCAAGAAACAGCCAGGTGGAAGCAAGCG GATACTCCTCCCACACCTGCTATTCATGAAGAACCTTTCAACGAAGCTTCA TCTTCTCTGCAGAGGGAACCGTGGGAGAGACGTCTTGGCTCCGTCTCCGAGGATGACCAGGACCACGAGATCCTGTACCTGAAGGAGACCCACCTGGGCATCGAGCGCAAATGTTCCAGCATCACCGTCAGCTCCACGTCCAGCTTGGAGGCCGAAGTCGATTTCACCGTCCTCACGGACCTGCACTCGGGCATGGAGGAGTTCTCCAGAGGCATGACGGAGCTCGGGGAGAGGGACGCGTCTCCTGATGTGGGACTGTGCTTCAGCATGGacttcctccagcagcaggtccCCTCCGAACCATCTCCTCCACCGCTGTCCGCCCCCTTGTCCAGAGGAGCCAGCAGCAGCCCGCCGGCCAAACTCATCCAGGCCGAAGGAGTCCGACCGGAGGTCAAACGACCCGATGTGCAG CCCGTAGTCCCTAAAAAACCAAAGAGGTCAGTGGCGGTGTCCTCGTCAGTGGACAGAGAGGCCGGCCGTGTCTCTGCTGTGACGCCGCTGAGCCGGGAGGCCAGCGACGTCGCGCCCACACCGGCAGCGAGGAAGACGGACGTGAGAACAGAGACTCAGCCCAACGGATCGGAGGTCACCACAACCATCGTGGAGTTCACAGATCAG GATCACAGTATCACCGGCCTGAGTGATGTTTCATATTCCTCCAGACAGAGTGTGTCCCCT GTGCATATTGGAAGAGAGGCGTCACGGTCGCCCATCCTCATCACTGAAAATGTTACCTCGGCAACCACTCACGTCTCCAAG ACGGTGAAAGGAGGATATTCAGAGACCAGGATTGAGAAGAGGATCATAATCACAGGAGACGATGACGTTGACCAGGAACAG GCTCTGGCTATTGCGATACAGGAAGCCAAGCAGCAGCATCCAGACATGCAGGTGACGAAGGCAGTGGTTGTCAGGGAAACGGAATCGTCCGCTGAGGATCGACACAGCGTTTCAGAGGTACGGTGCCATCTTGACTCCAAACGATAA
- the LOC120828992 gene encoding band 4.1-like protein 1 isoform X10: MTTETALAGELKSPMEGDAIRTYQVPEDQGDMDDSSEKTPSKASKSPQKSSKRPKTVPVKVTLLDGSDYEAGVEKFAKGQTLLDMVCGHLNLLERDYFGLTFQDTDTAKHWLDPSKEIKKQIRVGSWIFGFSVKFYPPDPSVLIEDITRYYLCLQLRDDILSGRLPCSFVTHALLGSYTVQAELGDYEAEDHGPDYVSDFRFAPNQTHELEERVMELHRNYRGMSPAEAEVNFLENAKKLSMYGVDLHHAKDSEGIDIMLGVSANGLLIYRDRLRINRFAWPKILKISYKRSNFYIKIRPGEYEQFESTIGFKLPNHRASKRLWKVCIEHHTFFRLVSPEPPPKGFLVIGSKFRYSGRTQAQTRQASALIDRPAPQFDRSVSKRYMLPRSIDGASALGYSMDQLSHRSSSERTQFMSREDLDQEGSLDLDHDQYHYQDQDQEQDQDQYPELDLEQHDGQNQDQVQRQTWGSHISTTTKTLELKGEEEGSPIDSKPEQFLDKPDDVLQKHQASINELKRALRQPNSKMAQREKRLSSATPPGGTPERKPDTPPTPAIHEEPFNEASREPWERRLGSVSEDDQDHEILYLKETHLGIERKCSSITVSSTSSLEAEVDFTVLTDLHSGMEEFSRGMTELGERDASPDVGLCFSMDFLQQQVPSEPSPPPLSAPLSRGASSSPPAKLIQAEGVRPEVKRPDVQPVVPKKPKRSVAVSSSVDREAGRVSAVTPLSREASDVAPTPAARKTDVRTETQPNGSEVTTTIVEFTDQDHSITGLSDVSYSSRQSVSPVHIGREASRSPILITENVTSATTHVSKTVKGGYSETRIEKRIIITGDDDVDQEQALAIAIQEAKQQHPDMQVTKAVVVRETESSAEDRHSVSEVRCHLDSKR; encoded by the exons ATGACAACAGAGACGGCTTTGGCCGGGGAACTGAAGAGCCCGATGGAAGGTGACGCCATAAGAACCTATCAG GTTCCAGAAGACCAGGGGGACATGGATGATAGCTCAGAGAAGACCCCCAGCAAAGCCTCCAAATCCcctcagaaaagctccaaacgGCCAAAGACGGTCCCGGTAAAAGTCACCCTGCTTGACGGATCAGACTACGAGGCTGGAGTTGAG aaatTTGCCAAGGGCCAGACCCTGCTGGACATGGTGTGTGGCCATCTGAACCTGCTGGAGAGGGACTACTTTGGTCTGACTTTCCAGGACACGGATACTGCCAAG CACTGGTTGGATCCCTCAAAAGAGATTAAGAAGCAAATTCGGG TTGGTTCCTGGATCTTCGGATTCTCTGTCAAGTTCTACCCCCCGGACCCGTCTGTGCTCATTGAAGACATCACaag GTACTACCTGTGCTTGCAGCTGAGGGACGACATCCTCtctggtcgtctgccctgctcATTCGTCACGCACGCCCTCCTGGGCTCCTACACCGTCCAGGCCGAGCTGGGAGACTACGAGGCGGAGGACCACGGCCCGGACTACGTCAGCGACTTCCGCTTTGCACCCAACCAGACAcacgagctggaggagagagtgATGGAGTTGCACCGGAACTACAG GGGAATGAGTCCAGCAGAGGCAGAGGTGAACTTCCTTGAAAATGCCAAGAAGCTCTCAATGTACGGAGTTGACCTTCATCACGCTAAG GATTCAGAGGGAATTGATATAATGCTCGGAGTGAGCGCCAACGGTCTGCTCATCTACCGAGACCGCCTCAGGATTAACCGATTCGCATGGCCCAAAATCCTCAAGATCTCTTACAAGAGAAGCAACTTCTACATCAAGATCCGCCCAGGAGAG TATGAACAGTTTGAGAGCACCATAGGCTTCAAACTGCCAAACCATCGGGCCTCGAAGCGATTGTGGAAGGTCTGCATTGAGCACCACACCTTCTTCAG GTTGGTTTCCCCGGAGCCGCCTCCCAAGGGCTTCCTGGTGATTGGCTCCAAGTTCCGCTACAGCGGGAGGACCCAAGCCCAGACCAGACAGGCCAGCGCTCTGATTGACCGGCCCGCCCCACAGTTCGACCGCTCCGTTAGCAAGAGATACATGCTGCCCCGAAGCATTGATGGAG CCTCGGCTCTGGGCTACAGTATGGATCAGCTGTCCCACCGGAGCTCCAGTGAACGCACTCAGTTCATGTCCAGAGAAGACCTGGACCAGGAGGGCAGCCTGGACCTGGACCACGATCAGTACCATTACCAGGACCAAGACCAGGAGCAAGACCAGGACCAGTACCCAGAGCTGGACCTGGAGCAGCATGATGGTCAGAACCAAGATCAGGTTCAGAGGCAAACTTGGGGGTCCCACATTTCAACCACCACCAAGACTTTGGAGCTCAAG GGTGAGGAGGAAGGCTCGCCTATAGACTCAAAACCAGAG CAATTCTTGGATAAGCCAGACGATGTTCTTCAGAAGCACCAGGCCAGCATCAACGAGCTGAAGAGGGCTTTGAGGCAGCCTAACAGCAAGATGGCCCAGAGGGAGAAACGCCTCTCCTCAGCTACTCCTCCTGGAGGAACCCCCGAGCGCAAACCA GATACTCCTCCCACACCTGCTATTCATGAAGAACCTTTCAACGAAGCTTCA AGGGAACCGTGGGAGAGACGTCTTGGCTCCGTCTCCGAGGATGACCAGGACCACGAGATCCTGTACCTGAAGGAGACCCACCTGGGCATCGAGCGCAAATGTTCCAGCATCACCGTCAGCTCCACGTCCAGCTTGGAGGCCGAAGTCGATTTCACCGTCCTCACGGACCTGCACTCGGGCATGGAGGAGTTCTCCAGAGGCATGACGGAGCTCGGGGAGAGGGACGCGTCTCCTGATGTGGGACTGTGCTTCAGCATGGacttcctccagcagcaggtccCCTCCGAACCATCTCCTCCACCGCTGTCCGCCCCCTTGTCCAGAGGAGCCAGCAGCAGCCCGCCGGCCAAACTCATCCAGGCCGAAGGAGTCCGACCGGAGGTCAAACGACCCGATGTGCAG CCCGTAGTCCCTAAAAAACCAAAGAGGTCAGTGGCGGTGTCCTCGTCAGTGGACAGAGAGGCCGGCCGTGTCTCTGCTGTGACGCCGCTGAGCCGGGAGGCCAGCGACGTCGCGCCCACACCGGCAGCGAGGAAGACGGACGTGAGAACAGAGACTCAGCCCAACGGATCGGAGGTCACCACAACCATCGTGGAGTTCACAGATCAG GATCACAGTATCACCGGCCTGAGTGATGTTTCATATTCCTCCAGACAGAGTGTGTCCCCT GTGCATATTGGAAGAGAGGCGTCACGGTCGCCCATCCTCATCACTGAAAATGTTACCTCGGCAACCACTCACGTCTCCAAG ACGGTGAAAGGAGGATATTCAGAGACCAGGATTGAGAAGAGGATCATAATCACAGGAGACGATGACGTTGACCAGGAACAG GCTCTGGCTATTGCGATACAGGAAGCCAAGCAGCAGCATCCAGACATGCAGGTGACGAAGGCAGTGGTTGTCAGGGAAACGGAATCGTCCGCTGAGGATCGACACAGCGTTTCAGAGGTACGGTGCCATCTTGACTCCAAACGATAA